A single Bacillus sp. OxB-1 DNA region contains:
- a CDS encoding ABC transporter permease, with the protein MGWLRKTSNFIIGMVLLVIVWQGIIWIGGYEEALFPSPLTVAHAISTLFVDGTLFEHLRVSLGRFAAGYLLAIVPAILLGMLLGRMPRAWQIVDPVVQVLRPVSPVAWSPFIVLWFGIGNMPAIAIIFIAAFFPVLLTTVSGVRKIDQDYLKIAENMEIRKWPLMYKIIFPAAFPSIMNGLHLALGTAWVFLVAGEMVGAQSGLGFLIIDARNTLKLDHVLAGIVIIGLSGFVLDRFITFLEHWVGRHFGTPPAT; encoded by the coding sequence ATGGGTTGGTTGAGGAAGACGTCAAATTTCATCATCGGCATGGTCTTGCTTGTCATCGTGTGGCAGGGGATCATCTGGATTGGGGGATATGAGGAGGCGCTGTTTCCGTCTCCTCTCACTGTCGCACACGCAATATCGACATTATTCGTGGACGGCACATTGTTCGAACATTTGCGGGTCAGTCTAGGACGGTTTGCGGCGGGGTATTTGCTCGCCATCGTCCCCGCCATCCTGCTTGGTATGCTCCTCGGGAGGATGCCGCGGGCTTGGCAGATTGTTGATCCAGTCGTTCAAGTGTTGCGCCCGGTGTCCCCGGTCGCTTGGTCGCCCTTCATCGTTCTGTGGTTTGGAATCGGGAATATGCCAGCTATTGCGATCATTTTCATCGCCGCCTTTTTCCCAGTTCTGTTGACGACGGTGTCGGGCGTCCGGAAAATCGATCAGGATTATTTGAAAATCGCCGAAAATATGGAGATTCGCAAATGGCCGCTCATGTATAAAATCATTTTCCCGGCCGCATTTCCTTCCATTATGAATGGCTTGCACTTGGCGCTCGGGACGGCTTGGGTGTTCCTCGTTGCCGGAGAAATGGTCGGAGCTCAATCAGGACTTGGGTTTTTGATTATCGATGCCCGGAATACATTGAAGCTCGACCATGTATTGGCGGGAATTGTCATCATCGGGTTAAGCGGTTTTGTACTGGATCGGTTCATCACGTTTTTGGAGCATTGGGTCGGCCGCCATTTCGGCACGCCGCCGGCAACGTAA
- a CDS encoding winged helix-turn-helix transcriptional regulator has protein sequence MKPRYNLPCNIAQSLNIIGDRWTLLIVHEILVGRTTFNEIKQALNGLSANMLSERLKMLEAEGLVQSELYSTHPPRYHYTLTTSGEALEHVFNALLLWGRDHLETCYKKLIHSGTGDEVEIGYYSKRTGERVDDLRAISIEDPLLQES, from the coding sequence ATGAAGCCACGATACAATCTACCTTGCAACATTGCTCAATCGCTCAATATCATCGGGGATCGCTGGACGCTGTTGATTGTCCATGAAATCCTAGTCGGTCGAACGACATTCAATGAAATCAAACAGGCCTTGAACGGACTGTCCGCCAACATGCTGTCCGAGCGGCTCAAAATGCTGGAAGCGGAAGGCCTTGTGCAATCCGAACTTTATTCGACCCATCCGCCACGTTATCACTATACGCTGACGACTAGCGGAGAAGCGCTTGAACATGTCTTTAACGCTCTGCTTCTATGGGGACGCGACCATTTGGAAACTTGTTATAAGAAACTCATCCATTCCGGGACGGGAGACGAAGTCGAAATCGGCTATTACTCCAAACGGACCGGGGAGCGCGTGGACGACCTGCGCGCCATCAGCATCGAAGACCCGTTGCTGCAAGAATCTTGA
- a CDS encoding DUF4242 domain-containing protein: MGLFLIESSLKGIVDSKAALDQKAAQLQENLGAQQSALIEIQVSKDFSRSFFIVESADQETATSVVKEAGIPVELVKDVRLVGDDLENVKQNKDLVNYLVEWNLPEDLTMDQYLARKKKNSVHYEEVPEVSFARTYVCEDMSKCLCFYDAPDEAAVKRAREAVQTPIDSITEILTENE; the protein is encoded by the coding sequence ATGGGCTTATTTTTAATCGAATCGTCTTTAAAAGGGATTGTGGACTCGAAAGCGGCTTTGGATCAAAAAGCGGCACAATTGCAAGAAAATCTTGGTGCTCAACAATCAGCGCTGATTGAAATTCAAGTGTCTAAAGATTTCTCCCGTTCGTTCTTCATTGTTGAGTCGGCTGACCAAGAAACGGCTACAAGCGTCGTGAAGGAAGCAGGGATTCCGGTTGAACTGGTCAAAGATGTCCGTCTAGTCGGAGATGACTTGGAAAACGTGAAGCAAAACAAAGATCTCGTCAATTATTTGGTCGAATGGAACTTGCCGGAAGACTTGACAATGGATCAATACTTGGCGCGGAAAAAGAAAAATTCCGTCCACTACGAAGAAGTGCCGGAAGTATCATTTGCTAGAACGTACGTCTGTGAGGATATGTCGAAATGTCTATGCTTCTATGATGCGCCGGACGAAGCGGCTGTCAAACGTGCACGGGAAGCAGTCCAAACGCCGATCGACTCCATAACGGAAATCTTGACAGAAAACGAGTAA
- a CDS encoding acyl-CoA dehydrogenase encodes MPMVMEKQEVLAELIAQELKPYVKKIDQDAFYAESFLRKLGESGLLSSGGRPQAEVLADGLFFVGETAKTCMTTAFCLWCHLAALTYVRTTKNEKLKADLLTSLEDGTLLGATGLSNPMKHYAGLESLHLTAKRTDGGYLVSGVLPSVSNLGKDHYFGAIAGLNETGQIMIFVSCNSPGLKFKEKTDYLGLNGSATYSCTFKEVFISDDRVLSEDANAFVAEVRPTFIAYQIPLGFGVTNASVHSIEKMANRQNGCNQYLRVQSPELQLREEALRQKLLSLILEESLNWKEIAKVRLAAAYLTLEAVQAAMLHNGSAAYLQASAPARRLREAYFFANLTPTIKHLEKVLSL; translated from the coding sequence ATGCCCATGGTAATGGAAAAACAGGAAGTGCTTGCTGAATTGATTGCGCAGGAACTGAAGCCATATGTGAAAAAGATTGATCAAGATGCTTTTTACGCGGAGAGCTTTCTTCGCAAGCTGGGCGAATCGGGTCTGTTGTCATCTGGGGGCCGTCCCCAAGCGGAAGTGCTTGCGGACGGATTGTTCTTTGTCGGCGAGACTGCCAAAACATGCATGACGACTGCATTCTGCCTGTGGTGCCACCTCGCTGCTTTAACGTATGTCCGGACGACAAAAAATGAAAAGTTGAAAGCCGATCTGTTGACGAGTCTGGAAGATGGAACTTTGCTCGGGGCCACCGGGTTGTCGAATCCGATGAAACACTACGCAGGATTGGAATCCCTTCATTTGACCGCGAAACGCACGGATGGCGGCTATTTGGTATCCGGCGTTCTTCCTTCCGTTTCCAATCTCGGGAAAGACCATTATTTCGGAGCAATCGCCGGGCTGAATGAAACCGGGCAGATCATGATATTCGTCTCCTGCAATTCTCCCGGATTGAAGTTCAAGGAAAAAACGGATTACTTGGGGTTGAACGGCAGTGCGACATATAGCTGTACATTCAAAGAGGTGTTCATCTCGGACGATCGGGTGTTATCGGAAGATGCCAATGCGTTTGTGGCGGAAGTTCGCCCGACGTTCATCGCCTACCAAATTCCACTTGGATTCGGCGTGACAAATGCGTCTGTCCATTCGATCGAGAAAATGGCCAATCGGCAAAACGGCTGCAATCAGTATTTGCGTGTCCAATCACCGGAATTGCAATTGAGGGAGGAGGCATTGCGCCAGAAACTGCTTTCCCTCATTTTGGAGGAATCCCTCAATTGGAAGGAAATTGCTAAAGTTCGTCTTGCCGCGGCCTATTTGACGTTGGAAGCAGTGCAGGCTGCCATGCTTCACAACGGAAGTGCCGCTTATCTCCAAGCGAGTGCCCCAGCGAGACGATTACGTGAAGCCTACTTCTTTGCAAATTTAACACCGACTATTAAGCATTTGGAAAAGGTCCTTAGTTTATAA
- a CDS encoding NAD(P)/FAD-dependent oxidoreductase has translation MDFHTGSLYWRTTVEEGLPPFRQPVPAAYYDIAIVGGGISGALCAYILSQEDLQVALIEEKEIGHGSTSANTGLLQYSNDIMLHELMEQIGNDPAVRFYKACEAAIGQLEKVTASLPLDAQFRRRSSLYYASTEDDVPRLRKEWQALRTYDFPVLSGGSG, from the coding sequence ATGGATTTTCATACGGGTTCTTTATATTGGCGGACAACAGTTGAGGAGGGATTGCCTCCTTTCCGTCAACCTGTACCAGCCGCATATTATGATATAGCCATAGTCGGAGGCGGGATATCCGGGGCGCTTTGTGCATACATACTTTCCCAAGAGGATTTACAAGTCGCCCTAATCGAAGAAAAGGAGATCGGGCACGGCAGCACATCGGCTAACACGGGACTTCTGCAATATTCGAATGACATTATGCTGCACGAATTGATGGAGCAGATCGGGAACGACCCGGCTGTCCGTTTTTATAAAGCGTGTGAGGCTGCAATTGGGCAATTGGAAAAAGTGACGGCAAGCTTGCCATTGGATGCTCAATTCCGAAGGCGGAGCAGTCTTTACTATGCCAGTACGGAGGATGATGTCCCTCGCCTGCGGAAAGAATGGCAAGCATTGCGTACCTACGACTTCCCCGTTCTATCAGGGGGAAGCGGGTGA
- a CDS encoding NAD(P)/FAD-dependent oxidoreductase — protein sequence MKQKQEWGSRKASISYRSPTDGSSCPDQLDVSSPFTSGIFQRGVSGMDFHTGSLYWRTTVEEGLPPFRQPVPAAYYDIAIVGGGISGALCAYILSQEDLQVALIEEKEIGHGSTSANTGLLQYSNDIMLHELMEQIGNDPAVRFYKACEAAIGQLEKVTASLPLDAQFRRRSSLYYASTEDDVPRLRKEWQALRQYGFSAEYWTPEEVESAFPFSKAGAIITHGDAEVNPLRLCRGAVRFAEKQGVHIYENTRVLEIHSTKEEVRLETTNGEIRAGKVVFTTGYTTSPCLDHGKEKLNRTFAMATKPMEDVSTWKERMMIWETERPYLYARLTEDDRIIIGGLDEEISSLLHNRSVLHSKGEQLMRKLEDLFPEMPIEIDHIWAAMFGESTDNLPMIGRHPKFPRLLYLIGLGGNGTVYSMLGAKLIRDLLAGIPNDLTDIVRLDR from the coding sequence GTGAAACAAAAACAAGAGTGGGGAAGCCGAAAGGCATCCATTTCCTATAGGAGTCCAACAGACGGCTCCAGCTGTCCGGATCAACTGGATGTTTCTTCTCCGTTCACTTCGGGTATTTTTCAACGAGGAGTGAGTGGGATGGATTTTCATACGGGTTCTTTATATTGGCGGACAACAGTTGAGGAGGGATTGCCTCCTTTCCGTCAACCTGTACCAGCCGCATATTATGATATAGCCATAGTCGGAGGCGGGATATCCGGGGCGCTTTGTGCATACATACTTTCCCAAGAGGATTTACAAGTCGCCCTAATCGAAGAAAAGGAGATCGGGCACGGCAGCACATCGGCTAACACGGGACTTCTGCAATATTCGAATGACATTATGCTGCACGAATTGATGGAGCAGATCGGGAACGACCCGGCTGTCCGTTTTTATAAAGCGTGTGAGGCTGCAATTGGGCAATTGGAAAAAGTGACGGCAAGCTTGCCATTGGATGCTCAATTCCGAAGGCGGAGCAGTCTTTACTATGCCAGTACGGAGGATGATGTCCCTCGCCTGCGGAAAGAATGGCAAGCATTGCGGCAGTATGGGTTTTCTGCGGAGTATTGGACACCGGAAGAGGTGGAATCAGCCTTTCCTTTTTCGAAGGCGGGAGCGATCATCACACACGGGGATGCCGAGGTGAATCCATTGCGGCTCTGTCGGGGGGCGGTTCGTTTTGCGGAGAAGCAGGGAGTACATATTTATGAAAACACTAGAGTCTTAGAGATTCATTCGACGAAGGAGGAAGTGAGGTTGGAGACAACGAACGGAGAGATTCGTGCGGGAAAAGTTGTTTTCACGACTGGCTATACTACCTCCCCCTGTTTAGACCATGGAAAGGAAAAATTGAACCGCACATTTGCGATGGCTACGAAACCGATGGAAGACGTGTCGACATGGAAAGAACGAATGATGATTTGGGAGACGGAACGGCCTTACCTCTATGCGCGTCTGACAGAAGATGACCGAATCATCATCGGAGGTTTGGACGAAGAAATATCAAGTCTGCTACATAATCGATCGGTCCTTCATTCCAAGGGGGAGCAACTAATGAGGAAGCTGGAGGACCTATTCCCGGAGATGCCGATAGAAATCGATCATATATGGGCAGCCATGTTTGGGGAGTCGACGGATAACCTGCCTATGATAGGCAGGCATCCGAAATTTCCCCGTTTGCTGTACTTGATCGGCCTAGGTGGGAACGGCACGGTGTACAGCATGCTCGGTGCAAAGCTCATTCGGGATTTGTTGGCAGGCATTCCGAATGATTTGACGGATATTGTCCGTTTGGATCGCTGA
- a CDS encoding Ig-like domain-containing protein translates to MKKWFSFLVVILFLLGGGGASAQEGIYWSAEKKGVYQPLYPYTLSWSDDVLKDGGFDVETESIVKDRTMADLIINVNSSIGARKISGLSTFKELIDRKSFRFPTDGFGDPRQSATFQVGDVFVIEASDGKYVQIRIDQKSANAVHFTYVIEEEKPVDPEPVDPNPVDPVEKDFTQKPQKPTKDPMKEWKVTFSKPVNPATVTSQTVYVKDSSGKIFESTPRVSSDGLIVYVAPRYPYNPLEKYTIYISKEVKSAAGTNLKTGVSMPFVVEADDDNPDEGWHSGLVVNRSELNPYRLYVTWLPSRATNLAGYRLYYRTEGTSEFVRLLDYNDQDYIIPTNEVHIDIKDKSIIGKNVEFYVTLEYWDEKKESARSDINTHLLVDYSGGSGGLPVNNEFFGTWNLELAYVDFGTLTINSNGTYTRTGGPEGNLTGTWEIRPYGFTLVNADNGRDYVVQSYPVKGGIKLLTVTDGKWTDGSPITLYYVEGKR, encoded by the coding sequence ATGAAAAAGTGGTTCAGTTTTCTAGTGGTGATCTTATTTCTCTTGGGGGGTGGGGGAGCCTCTGCACAGGAGGGGATCTACTGGTCGGCTGAGAAAAAGGGTGTTTATCAGCCGTTGTACCCATACACACTTTCATGGTCGGATGATGTGTTGAAAGATGGAGGATTTGATGTAGAAACCGAATCGATTGTCAAAGATCGAACAATGGCGGATCTAATTATTAACGTGAACAGCAGTATAGGGGCCAGGAAAATATCCGGGTTAAGCACTTTTAAGGAATTGATTGACCGAAAGAGTTTTAGGTTCCCTACGGATGGTTTCGGTGATCCGCGACAGAGTGCAACTTTTCAGGTAGGTGATGTCTTTGTAATTGAGGCGAGCGACGGGAAATATGTACAGATTCGGATTGATCAGAAATCGGCGAATGCCGTTCATTTCACGTATGTGATCGAAGAGGAAAAGCCCGTCGATCCTGAACCGGTAGATCCAAATCCAGTGGATCCGGTGGAGAAGGATTTTACGCAGAAGCCTCAGAAACCGACAAAAGATCCGATGAAAGAGTGGAAAGTTACATTCAGCAAACCGGTCAATCCGGCTACTGTTACATCGCAAACAGTGTATGTAAAAGATTCAAGTGGGAAAATATTTGAAAGCACTCCACGCGTTTCTTCAGACGGCCTGATTGTTTATGTTGCGCCAAGATATCCGTATAATCCTCTGGAAAAATACACGATTTACATTTCGAAGGAAGTGAAAAGCGCAGCAGGCACAAATTTGAAGACAGGCGTTTCTATGCCATTTGTTGTGGAAGCGGATGATGACAACCCGGATGAAGGGTGGCATTCGGGTTTAGTCGTGAATCGATCTGAGTTGAATCCGTATAGACTTTATGTCACTTGGTTGCCAAGCAGAGCAACGAATTTAGCGGGATATCGACTCTATTATAGAACGGAGGGTACGAGCGAGTTTGTGAGACTACTCGACTATAATGATCAGGATTATATTATCCCGACAAATGAAGTCCATATTGACATTAAAGATAAGAGCATCATCGGTAAGAATGTTGAATTCTATGTGACATTGGAATATTGGGATGAGAAAAAGGAATCAGCCCGTTCCGATATCAATACTCACTTGTTAGTTGACTACAGTGGGGGCAGCGGTGGGCTTCCAGTGAACAATGAATTTTTCGGCACTTGGAATCTCGAATTGGCGTATGTGGATTTTGGGACGTTGACAATTAATTCGAATGGCACTTATACAAGAACTGGCGGTCCAGAAGGAAACTTGACTGGTACATGGGAAATCCGTCCATACGGTTTCACCTTAGTCAATGCGGATAATGGAAGAGATTATGTTGTCCAATCCTATCCAGTTAAAGGCGGTATCAAGCTACTGACTGTCACCGATGGAAAATGGACAGATGGAAGTCCGATCACTCTCTATTATGTAGAAGGAAAACGCTAA
- a CDS encoding FMN-binding glutamate synthase family protein produces MTSALLVIFLIVLPILTGIFLYYYDRMQKQHAILRNYPILGRVRYITEKTGPEMRQYLFDADHEGKPFSRDEYLKMVLPGKYLNSVIGFGSKRDFRESGYYIRNAMFTKQTEEMRVDNADLVNTKRYVIEEEGLFSRDEHLEDIPALPWLLPDEDAVVIGPDCEHPFRVRGLLGQSAMSYGALGEHAITALSKGIGLTPGSWMNTGEGGLSPYHLEGGADLIAQISSGLFGYRTEEGEFSLERLLEKAALPQVKAFELKLAQGAKMRGGHVEGDKVTEEIAAIRNVVPFTTINSPNRFHQFDDLPSLFSFIEEVRTHAGKPVGIKIVIGGKEDAEELAHFMQQTGKGPDFISLDGAEGGSGATYQDLADSVGLPLHSALVLLDDALRKYEVRDRVKLIASGKITTPDKAAIALAMGADLVQIARGFMISVGCIMAQRCHRNDCPAGVATTNEKLQQGLVIEEKKYRVANYILTMREGLYRVAAAAGLDSPTKLERHHVVFKDERGRVFPVE; encoded by the coding sequence ATGACATCAGCTTTGTTAGTAATATTTCTGATTGTCTTGCCGATTTTAACAGGTATTTTCCTTTATTATTACGATCGGATGCAAAAGCAGCACGCCATTCTTCGAAACTATCCTATATTGGGGCGGGTCCGGTATATAACGGAAAAGACGGGGCCCGAGATGCGTCAGTATTTGTTCGATGCGGATCATGAGGGAAAGCCGTTCAGCCGAGATGAGTATTTGAAGATGGTGTTGCCTGGGAAATATTTAAACAGCGTCATCGGCTTCGGTTCGAAGCGGGATTTCCGGGAATCGGGATATTATATACGGAATGCGATGTTCACGAAGCAGACTGAAGAGATGCGAGTCGATAATGCCGATTTGGTGAATACGAAACGGTATGTGATTGAAGAAGAAGGTCTGTTTTCTCGTGATGAACATTTGGAGGACATTCCGGCATTGCCGTGGCTTCTTCCGGATGAGGATGCCGTCGTGATCGGCCCGGATTGTGAGCATCCTTTCCGTGTGCGCGGGCTGCTCGGTCAGTCGGCGATGAGTTACGGTGCGCTCGGGGAGCATGCAATCACCGCTTTATCCAAAGGAATCGGTCTTACGCCTGGTTCTTGGATGAATACGGGGGAGGGCGGTCTGTCGCCGTATCATTTGGAAGGGGGCGCAGATTTGATTGCCCAGATCAGTTCGGGTCTGTTCGGGTATCGGACGGAGGAGGGGGAGTTCAGTTTGGAGCGGCTGCTCGAAAAAGCGGCGCTCCCCCAGGTGAAGGCATTCGAACTGAAACTTGCCCAAGGAGCTAAAATGCGTGGAGGACATGTGGAAGGGGATAAGGTGACCGAGGAAATCGCGGCCATCCGGAATGTTGTGCCGTTTACGACGATCAACAGTCCGAACCGATTCCATCAGTTTGATGATTTACCTTCTTTATTTTCATTTATCGAGGAAGTCCGCACACATGCGGGTAAGCCGGTCGGAATCAAAATTGTCATCGGCGGCAAGGAGGATGCCGAGGAATTGGCTCATTTCATGCAACAGACAGGCAAGGGTCCGGATTTTATCTCGCTGGACGGTGCGGAGGGAGGATCCGGTGCCACGTATCAGGATCTGGCGGATAGTGTCGGATTACCGCTCCATTCCGCTCTTGTTTTGTTGGACGATGCACTGAGGAAATACGAAGTGCGCGATCGGGTGAAACTTATCGCATCGGGTAAAATCACAACACCGGACAAAGCCGCGATCGCCCTTGCAATGGGAGCAGACTTAGTGCAAATCGCCCGCGGTTTCATGATTTCAGTCGGTTGCATCATGGCGCAACGTTGCCATAGGAATGACTGCCCGGCCGGCGTCGCAACGACTAATGAAAAGTTACAGCAAGGGCTCGTCATCGAGGAAAAGAAATACCGTGTCGCCAATTATATTTTGACGATGCGCGAAGGCCTGTACCGCGTGGCTGCAGCGGCAGGGCTCGATTCCCCGACGAAACTCGAGCGCCATCATGTTGTTTTTAAAGATGAGAGGGGCCGGGTGTTTCCGGTGGAATGA
- a CDS encoding alpha-hydroxy acid oxidase: MTVFNHEKTMLKNIQAAGTYPAAFAELEAAARELLDVGPYGYIQSGAGGEQTMRDNVASLANYSYVPRFLNDVSNVETSVTLFGRTYSSPLLIAPIGVQKMVHEEGEVATAKAAADLGLPFIQSTVSSCSIEEIAAATGTSPKWYQLYWSQNEEIAYSMVKRAENAGYEAIVLTIDTMMIGWREQDIRSRFSPLAAGFGQGNYESDAVFMESLPARDQSAIVQGILDNILHPSLSWKQVAELRKWTKLPIILKGVLHPEDAKLAMDNGIDGIIVSNHGGRQLDGAIASIDALPEIVQAVDRKMPVLFDSGVRRGSDILKAMALGADAVLVGRPYIYGLAVGGQAGVAHVLNNLLEEFRISMALSGVADVKDLGKLKIVKNNI; encoded by the coding sequence ATGACAGTATTCAACCACGAAAAAACGATGCTCAAAAATATCCAGGCAGCGGGAACGTATCCGGCTGCGTTTGCCGAGCTGGAGGCGGCCGCCCGGGAACTGCTTGATGTTGGACCTTACGGCTATATTCAATCTGGGGCGGGCGGGGAGCAGACGATGCGCGATAATGTGGCGTCACTTGCGAACTATTCCTATGTGCCGCGTTTCTTGAATGATGTTTCAAACGTTGAAACGTCGGTCACTTTGTTTGGCCGTACTTATTCATCTCCGTTGTTAATCGCGCCGATTGGTGTGCAGAAGATGGTACATGAGGAAGGAGAGGTGGCGACAGCGAAAGCCGCGGCCGATCTTGGACTGCCTTTCATTCAAAGCACAGTGTCGAGTTGCTCCATCGAAGAGATTGCAGCGGCCACAGGGACTAGTCCGAAGTGGTATCAGCTCTATTGGTCTCAGAACGAAGAAATCGCGTACAGTATGGTCAAACGGGCGGAAAATGCCGGATATGAAGCAATTGTACTGACAATCGACACGATGATGATCGGCTGGCGGGAGCAGGACATCCGCAGCCGCTTTTCTCCGCTCGCTGCGGGGTTCGGCCAAGGGAACTATGAGTCGGATGCTGTTTTCATGGAATCTTTGCCTGCGAGGGATCAATCTGCAATCGTTCAAGGGATTTTAGACAATATTCTGCACCCGTCATTGAGCTGGAAACAGGTGGCGGAGCTTCGGAAGTGGACGAAGCTGCCGATCATATTGAAAGGGGTTTTGCATCCGGAAGATGCCAAGCTGGCGATGGACAATGGAATTGATGGGATCATCGTGTCCAATCACGGCGGCCGTCAATTGGATGGCGCGATTGCCAGCATCGATGCGTTGCCGGAAATCGTGCAAGCGGTGGATCGTAAAATGCCGGTCTTGTTCGACAGCGGGGTGCGCCGCGGTTCCGATATCTTAAAGGCGATGGCGTTGGGAGCGGATGCGGTATTGGTCGGGCGGCCCTATATTTATGGACTTGCCGTTGGGGGCCAAGCTGGTGTCGCTCATGTGTTAAACAATTTACTGGAAGAATTCCGGATTTCCATGGCTTTGTCGGGCGTGGCGGATGTGAAAGATTTGGGGAAATTAAAGATTGTCAAAAATAATATCTGA